Proteins from a genomic interval of Desulfitibacter alkalitolerans DSM 16504:
- a CDS encoding alanine/glycine:cation symporter family protein — translation MVWGPPMLILLVGTGLFLTFRLRGLQFTKLVYAHKLIFTKDEKSEGDISHFQALTTALAATIGTGNIAGVATAIFLGGPGAVFWMWMTGLVGMATKYAEAILAVKYRTVDKKGEMSGGPMYYIEKGLGWKWLGVLFAIFGAVAAFGIGNMVQSNSVAAAVKTTFNIPPYVTGIILVVLTALVILGGIKKIGRVTSYLVPFMAAFYFISGLIVIIINASAVPGALGAIFTSAFSGTAAAGGAVGAAIRYGVARGVFSNEAGLGSAPIAAAAAKTDYPGRQALVSMTQTFIDTIVVCSVTALAILTTGALATGETGAALTTAAFNQGLPVVGGLIVALGIILFAYSTILGWCYYGEKCLEYLLGEEAVPYYRYVFVLAVFVGAVAKLDFVWTFSDVMNGLMAVPNLIGLLGLSGVVVAETNRFLNAAQEELRVSRGIASGK, via the coding sequence ATGGTCTGGGGTCCACCCATGTTGATCTTGTTGGTAGGTACTGGTCTTTTTTTAACATTCAGGCTGCGTGGTTTGCAATTTACCAAACTGGTTTACGCTCACAAGTTGATCTTTACCAAAGATGAGAAAAGTGAAGGTGACATCAGCCATTTTCAGGCTCTGACTACTGCCCTGGCGGCAACTATTGGTACAGGTAATATAGCCGGGGTGGCCACGGCCATTTTCCTGGGAGGGCCTGGAGCTGTTTTCTGGATGTGGATGACGGGTCTGGTGGGGATGGCCACCAAGTATGCAGAGGCTATTCTAGCCGTGAAGTACCGGACAGTTGATAAAAAGGGTGAAATGTCTGGTGGCCCAATGTATTATATTGAAAAAGGCCTTGGCTGGAAATGGCTGGGGGTTCTGTTTGCTATATTTGGTGCTGTTGCTGCTTTTGGTATCGGCAACATGGTTCAGTCCAATTCAGTAGCTGCAGCAGTAAAGACTACTTTTAACATTCCACCTTATGTTACCGGCATTATTTTAGTTGTTTTGACGGCCCTGGTTATTCTGGGTGGAATTAAAAAAATCGGCAGGGTTACCAGTTACCTGGTACCTTTCATGGCGGCTTTTTACTTTATAAGTGGATTAATAGTTATTATCATTAATGCTTCTGCTGTTCCAGGTGCATTAGGTGCTATTTTTACTTCTGCCTTCTCTGGAACTGCTGCTGCCGGTGGTGCTGTGGGAGCAGCAATCAGGTATGGTGTAGCCAGGGGAGTTTTCTCCAATGAGGCCGGCTTAGGAAGTGCGCCCATTGCTGCAGCTGCAGCTAAAACTGATTACCCTGGACGCCAGGCTCTGGTTAGTATGACCCAGACCTTCATTGATACTATTGTGGTCTGTTCCGTTACTGCCCTGGCAATTTTAACTACTGGTGCCCTTGCTACTGGTGAAACAGGCGCTGCTTTAACCACTGCAGCCTTTAACCAGGGGTTGCCTGTGGTGGGCGGTCTGATTGTTGCCCTTGGTATTATATTATTTGCCTATTCTACTATATTGGGCTGGTGTTACTATGGAGAAAAATGTCTGGAATACTTACTGGGAGAAGAAGCGGTGCCATATTATCGTTATGTATTTGTATTGGCTGTTTTTGTCGGTGCCGTGGCCAAACTAGACTTTGTCTGGACATTCTCTGATGTAATGAACGGTTTGATGGCTGTTCCCAACTTGATCGGCTTATTGGGATTAAGTGGGGTAGTAGTGGCCGAAACCAACCGGTTCTTAAATGCAGCCCAGGAGGAACTAAGAGTCAGTAGGGGGATAGCTTCGGGGAAATAA
- the ald gene encoding alanine dehydrogenase, with translation MIIGIPREIKNNENRVAITPAGVRSLVSNEHQVLIETEAGLGSGISDKEFLDAGGEIINSPRELYGKAEMIIKVKEPQPQEYDFFQEGQILFTFLHAAAEPEMVKALLARKIIGISYDTVQLANGSLPLLAPMSEVAGKMSVQIGAQFLEKPKGGKGILLGGVPGVPPADVAIIGGGVVGTSAAKIAVGMGAQVTVVDISLDRLRDLDDLFGGRVQTIVSNSFNIERLVKYTDLLIGAVLVPGARAPRLVTEEMVSQMKPGSVIVDVAIDQGGCIETIDRVTTHSDPVYEKHGVVHYAVANMPGAVARTSTFALTNATMPYALEIANKGYVQALRDDPALAKGLNIYKGHVTHPAVAEALGYKYKAPEDIF, from the coding sequence ATGATCATTGGCATTCCCAGGGAAATTAAAAATAACGAAAACCGGGTGGCCATTACTCCAGCGGGAGTCAGATCCCTGGTTAGCAATGAACATCAAGTTCTAATTGAAACCGAGGCAGGTCTAGGCAGTGGTATTAGTGATAAAGAGTTTCTGGATGCAGGTGGGGAGATAATCAATAGTCCAAGGGAATTATATGGGAAAGCGGAAATGATTATCAAGGTAAAAGAACCCCAACCCCAGGAGTACGACTTTTTTCAAGAGGGACAAATTTTATTCACTTTTTTACATGCGGCAGCTGAGCCGGAAATGGTAAAAGCCTTGCTGGCAAGGAAGATAATAGGAATTTCTTATGATACTGTTCAGCTTGCCAATGGGTCATTACCCCTCCTTGCTCCCATGAGTGAAGTAGCAGGCAAAATGAGTGTCCAGATTGGGGCCCAATTTTTGGAAAAACCTAAGGGTGGCAAGGGGATTCTCCTGGGAGGAGTGCCTGGCGTGCCTCCAGCTGATGTAGCAATTATTGGCGGGGGAGTAGTGGGAACCAGCGCTGCCAAGATTGCAGTAGGCATGGGAGCCCAGGTTACAGTTGTAGATATCAGTCTGGACCGGCTCCGGGACTTGGATGACTTGTTTGGAGGCAGGGTACAGACCATAGTTTCCAATAGCTTTAATATAGAAAGGCTTGTCAAATATACCGACTTGCTCATTGGAGCTGTTTTAGTGCCTGGGGCCAGAGCACCCCGTCTGGTAACAGAAGAAATGGTCAGCCAGATGAAACCAGGTTCGGTAATAGTGGATGTGGCAATTGACCAGGGTGGCTGTATTGAAACCATTGACCGGGTAACAACACACAGCGATCCTGTTTATGAAAAACATGGGGTTGTACATTATGCTGTTGCCAATATGCCGGGAGCAGTTGCTCGCACCTCTACCTTTGCTTTAACCAATGCTACCATGCCCTACGCCCTTGAGATAGCCAACAAGGGCTATGTTCAAGCCCTGCGAGATGATCCGGCCCTGGCAAAGGGATTAAATATTTATAAAGGTCATGTCACCCATCCGGCAGTAGCTGAAGCCCTGGGTTATAAATATAAAGCACCGGAAGATATTTTTTAA
- a CDS encoding sigma-54 interaction domain-containing protein, protein MKTLKFKVINKDRVGLLLDISGVLTSKIINVVNLEVIPGIMYFEVESDYPIDRYTLFKELKSIKGVEKCLEIDLLPSKETNLRLQAVLDAISEGVLAINAQAEITIVNPVAEKILKMDKEELINQKINNILTDDIPMLACLRNGRSYNHQEILLNKSGKQYHYLTSGRPITDKDSNVTGVVATLKDMTEVRQLVYSVTNPNIITFEDIIGDSKELKAVIQLGQKVAAGNSTILLRGESGTGKELFARAIHQASARRNKPFVPVNCAALPDSLLESELFGYTEGAFTGAQKKGKQGLFEFASEGTIFLDEIGEVSPYLQAKLLRVLQEGKVRRIGSQEEISVDVRVIAATNKNLEMMVGKNEYRQDLYYRLNVFPIFLPSLRERKEDIGLLTRYFLDKMNVRFDKKVELITKDAMKKLYEHDWPGNVRELENVIERAVNLVSGNQLTPDLIIIDGEIKVPAEKSFLAGSLAEIVDEVEKQVIKEALNNKGSIRKAARALGVSHTTIMNKIKKHGLTGGKFFYQW, encoded by the coding sequence GTGAAAACTTTAAAGTTTAAAGTAATCAACAAGGATCGAGTGGGATTATTATTAGATATTTCCGGGGTATTAACCAGTAAAATCATTAATGTAGTCAACCTGGAAGTTATCCCTGGTATCATGTATTTTGAAGTTGAATCTGATTATCCTATTGATAGATATACATTATTCAAGGAATTAAAAAGTATAAAGGGGGTAGAAAAATGTCTGGAAATAGACTTGTTGCCCTCTAAAGAAACTAACCTGCGACTGCAGGCGGTGTTGGATGCAATTAGTGAAGGAGTGCTGGCTATTAATGCCCAGGCGGAAATTACTATTGTTAATCCAGTAGCTGAAAAAATACTAAAAATGGACAAGGAAGAACTAATTAACCAGAAAATTAACAATATTCTGACTGATGATATTCCTATGCTAGCTTGCTTACGAAACGGCAGATCATATAATCACCAGGAAATCTTACTAAACAAAAGCGGCAAACAATATCACTACCTTACCAGTGGTCGACCTATTACTGACAAGGATAGCAATGTGACTGGAGTAGTAGCTACCTTGAAGGATATGACTGAAGTGAGGCAGCTGGTCTACTCGGTAACAAATCCCAACATCATTACTTTTGAAGATATTATTGGTGATAGCAAAGAATTAAAAGCAGTTATTCAGCTGGGACAAAAAGTGGCCGCTGGTAATTCCACCATTCTGCTCAGGGGAGAAAGTGGCACAGGCAAGGAATTGTTTGCCAGGGCTATTCATCAGGCCAGTGCCAGGCGAAATAAACCCTTTGTACCGGTAAACTGTGCTGCTCTGCCAGATTCATTATTAGAGAGTGAACTTTTTGGTTATACTGAAGGAGCATTTACCGGAGCCCAGAAAAAAGGCAAACAAGGGTTGTTTGAATTTGCCAGTGAAGGAACAATTTTCCTGGATGAAATTGGAGAAGTTTCTCCTTATCTTCAAGCCAAGTTGCTAAGGGTATTGCAGGAAGGAAAAGTGAGAAGAATAGGCAGCCAGGAAGAAATTAGTGTTGATGTACGGGTCATAGCAGCAACTAATAAAAATTTAGAGATGATGGTGGGCAAAAACGAGTATAGACAGGACCTATATTATCGCTTGAACGTTTTTCCCATTTTTTTACCGTCTTTGCGGGAGCGAAAAGAAGATATAGGACTGCTGACCCGGTATTTTTTGGATAAAATGAATGTTCGTTTTGATAAGAAGGTGGAGCTGATTACTAAAGATGCGATGAAAAAGCTTTATGAACATGATTGGCCGGGTAATGTGCGGGAATTGGAAAATGTTATTGAAAGGGCAGTAAACCTGGTCTCTGGAAATCAATTGACTCCAGATTTGATAATCATTGATGGGGAAATAAAAGTGCCTGCAGAAAAATCCTTTCTCGCAGGTTCACTGGCAGAAATTGTAGATGAAGTGGAAAAACAGGTTATCAAGGAGGCGCTGAACAATAAAGGATCCATTAGAAAAGCTGCCAGGGCGCTGGGAGTCTCCCACACCACCATTATGAATAAGATAAAAAAACACGGATTAACTGGTGGCAAGTTTTTTTACCAGTGGTAA
- a CDS encoding Ldh family oxidoreductase has protein sequence MNSFKAEFLNDFCKNALLETGVPGEQADIMSSALVESDLLGVKTHGISRLNFYIEHMENGTINPNPKFKIVSDFAAITLIDGDRALGPVVADFAMKEAVKKAREAGVGIVSVRNSSHMGTLSITTKKAAAEGMVGLAITNTSPIMAPWGGAEAVLGNNPISIAVPRGEDFPCVLDMALSVTARGNIILAARDGREIPMDWAVDGEGRPTTNAAQALKGAVLPLAQHKGYALAFMFDVLAGVLSGAAYGKDVGSFVPPDHSKPLNMGHFIMAIDIQKFMPIDEFINRLRDYVGQIKSSKKAAGTQAILIPGEIEEKRYLESKEKGIVLGDETVKVLKELADKKGIKFMS, from the coding sequence ATGAATTCATTTAAGGCGGAATTCTTAAATGACTTTTGTAAAAATGCACTGCTAGAAACTGGCGTGCCTGGGGAGCAGGCAGATATAATGTCCTCGGCTCTGGTAGAATCTGATCTCCTTGGTGTTAAGACCCATGGGATATCCAGACTCAACTTTTACATTGAACACATGGAAAATGGAACCATCAATCCAAATCCCAAGTTTAAAATTGTCTCTGATTTTGCGGCGATAACGCTAATTGATGGGGATAGGGCCCTGGGTCCTGTTGTGGCGGATTTTGCCATGAAAGAAGCTGTGAAAAAGGCCAGGGAAGCAGGAGTAGGGATAGTCAGTGTACGCAACAGCTCCCACATGGGCACATTAAGTATTACCACGAAAAAAGCTGCAGCAGAAGGTATGGTTGGCCTGGCAATAACAAATACCAGTCCTATCATGGCACCATGGGGAGGTGCCGAGGCAGTCCTGGGGAACAATCCCATTTCCATAGCAGTTCCAAGGGGAGAAGACTTTCCCTGTGTATTGGATATGGCCCTTAGTGTAACTGCCAGGGGTAATATTATCCTTGCGGCAAGAGATGGCAGGGAAATTCCCATGGATTGGGCGGTGGATGGAGAAGGCAGACCAACAACCAATGCAGCGCAAGCCCTGAAGGGAGCAGTACTGCCATTGGCCCAGCATAAGGGATATGCCCTGGCATTCATGTTTGATGTGCTGGCTGGGGTATTAAGTGGTGCTGCCTATGGTAAGGATGTTGGCTCCTTTGTTCCGCCAGACCACAGCAAGCCGTTAAACATGGGACATTTCATAATGGCCATTGATATCCAAAAGTTCATGCCAATAGATGAGTTTATAAACAGATTAAGGGATTATGTTGGACAGATAAAGTCTTCCAAAAAAGCTGCAGGTACCCAAGCTATTCTTATTCCCGGTGAAATTGAAGAAAAACGATATCTGGAAAGTAAGGAAAAGGGTATTGTGCTGGGTGATGAAACTGTTAAGGTTCTTAAAGAACTTGCAGATAAAAAAGGAATTAAGTTTATGAGTTAA
- a CDS encoding S-layer homology domain-containing protein, which yields MRLIFGKQYLMTCWIAALVILCTVFAVGSGVFAASSDIPSTWAQEEVDEARVKGLVIGEADQNFQANISRRVFCALVVNLVETVMAQPVAVTIINPFEDTSEVEIIKAYQLGIVKGISATRFEPDAFITREQIAVMMMRGARKLDELKGSSYADVSASTITHFADQNDISSWALRDVQIANGLGIMQGVGGNRINPKGNTTVEQSILLINRMYDGFSRSLGGTGDTSTGDTTIEETVIEHVHTEHIVENRAPQAIANPVVFSVPEQTPLTIQASQLVTDPDGDEVVIIKINGQTGNYNTLYGIVSLTADGRCIYTSNDISTNLTDAFVVTVSDGVNETHVNVRIHVTFTLELNLTIRPAIASVTLNGTAAMNEALTVGMIRYAGNVPATPPVLAYQWMSGASPNGVFNNIPGATSAAYVISQNDLGKYLRVQVTASGSATGSATSAVKGPVGYGFAGGDGTSSSPYQIANTKQFMLLDVVPTSGKHFILVSNIALERNKYIKTTFNGTLNGAGNTVTIALDMPGEAQNVGLFASTGTSARIESLTVAGRINTTQTNYVGGMVGYNRGRITRCLSTVDIDAKDYTGGIAGANAGIITECGVVSGHVRGNGMVGGLVGINLTIGGVANCYAQTDVFGTGNEGGLIGYNKGGVQYCYSAGKVDGYNNRGGLVGHNDGGTVAYSYYDKETSGRNDTGRGIPRTTSQMKTQSTYVAWDFTYIWSMDPGQYPKLRQD from the coding sequence ATGAGGTTGATTTTTGGAAAACAATATCTCATGACCTGTTGGATAGCCGCTCTGGTTATACTCTGCACTGTTTTTGCAGTAGGCAGTGGTGTTTTTGCTGCCTCTTCTGACATTCCCAGTACCTGGGCGCAGGAGGAAGTTGATGAGGCGCGGGTTAAGGGTCTGGTAATTGGGGAGGCCGACCAGAATTTTCAAGCAAACATCAGCCGCAGGGTTTTTTGCGCTCTGGTTGTCAACCTGGTGGAAACAGTTATGGCACAACCAGTTGCTGTCACAATAATAAATCCTTTTGAAGATACATCTGAGGTTGAAATCATAAAAGCTTATCAGCTTGGTATTGTAAAGGGTATTTCAGCAACAAGGTTCGAGCCTGATGCCTTTATCACAAGAGAACAGATTGCCGTGATGATGATGCGTGGTGCGAGAAAGCTTGATGAACTAAAGGGATCTTCCTATGCTGATGTGTCCGCAAGCACCATAACTCATTTTGCAGATCAAAATGATATATCTTCCTGGGCATTAAGGGATGTGCAAATTGCCAATGGTCTTGGCATCATGCAGGGAGTTGGAGGAAATCGGATTAATCCCAAGGGCAACACCACCGTGGAGCAGAGTATTCTGCTTATAAACCGAATGTACGACGGCTTTTCCCGTAGTTTAGGGGGCACGGGCGATACAAGCACAGGTGATACCACCATAGAAGAAACGGTCATAGAACACGTGCATACAGAGCATATAGTTGAAAACCGGGCACCACAGGCAATAGCCAATCCAGTTGTCTTTTCAGTTCCTGAGCAAACGCCCCTGACAATACAGGCATCTCAGCTTGTCACAGATCCAGATGGAGACGAGGTAGTAATTATAAAGATAAATGGGCAGACTGGAAATTACAATACCCTTTACGGGATAGTGTCTCTTACAGCCGATGGACGATGCATCTATACATCTAATGACATTTCAACAAACTTAACAGATGCCTTTGTTGTAACTGTATCTGATGGAGTCAATGAAACCCATGTAAATGTTCGCATCCATGTAACATTTACACTAGAACTGAATCTTACTATCAGGCCTGCTATTGCATCAGTCACATTAAACGGAACAGCGGCAATGAATGAAGCTTTGACAGTAGGAATGATTAGATATGCTGGAAATGTTCCTGCCACCCCACCTGTACTTGCATACCAGTGGATGAGTGGGGCATCTCCAAACGGTGTTTTCAATAATATCCCTGGTGCCACCAGTGCAGCATATGTAATTTCCCAAAATGACTTGGGAAAATATTTAAGGGTACAAGTAACGGCAAGCGGCTCGGCCACAGGCAGTGCGACCAGCGCTGTAAAGGGGCCGGTGGGCTATGGGTTTGCAGGTGGTGACGGAACCTCCTCCAGCCCTTATCAGATTGCTAATACAAAGCAGTTTATGCTGCTGGATGTTGTCCCTACATCAGGAAAACACTTCATACTAGTGTCTAATATTGCATTAGAGCGGAATAAATATATTAAGACAACATTTAATGGAACATTAAATGGGGCTGGAAATACAGTGACTATTGCTCTGGATATGCCTGGAGAAGCTCAGAACGTTGGTTTGTTTGCATCCACAGGGACATCTGCTAGAATTGAAAGCCTCACAGTGGCAGGCCGAATTAACACCACCCAGACAAACTATGTGGGAGGTATGGTTGGCTATAATCGTGGTAGAATTACCAGGTGCCTGTCCACAGTAGATATTGACGCCAAGGATTATACCGGCGGAATTGCAGGTGCAAATGCAGGAATAATCACGGAATGCGGTGTAGTTAGCGGCCATGTAAGAGGAAACGGCATGGTAGGAGGTCTTGTTGGTATCAATTTAACAATCGGAGGGGTGGCCAACTGTTATGCCCAGACGGATGTATTTGGAACAGGAAATGAAGGCGGCCTCATTGGTTATAATAAGGGTGGTGTGCAGTACTGCTACTCAGCTGGAAAAGTAGACGGCTACAACAATAGAGGTGGACTTGTAGGACATAATGACGGGGGTACGGTAGCGTATTCCTATTATGACAAGGAAACCTCGGGCAGAAACGATACAGGCAGGGGCATTCCCAGAACTACAAGCCAGATGAAAACCCAGTCTACTTATGTGGCATGGGATTTTACTTACATCTGGTCCATGGACCCCGGGCAGTATCCGAAGCTAAGACAGGATTAA